The DNA sequence GGCAGCGAGGATCTTCGGGCCGTTGTACTCGATCTCGCTGCGCCGGCTGCCTGGCAGCAGCGCGACGACCACCCCGTCGGGCGCCACGCCGAGCGACAGGCGCGAGGCCTGCCTCGGCACCTCCAGCGGGATGGTGTCGGCCAGCGGATGGCCGACGTAGGTGGCCGGGATGTCGTGCTGCGCGAGCAGCTCCGGCTCGAACGGGAACAGGCACAGCACATGGTCCGCGGAGCGCCGGATGCGGTGCACCCGCTTGCCCCGCCAGGCCCAGATCGACGGACAGACGAACTGGATGGTGCGGATGCCGCCGGCGCGCAGCTGTTCTTCCAGCCCGAGGTTGAAGTCCGGTGCGTCGACGCCGATGAACAGGTCCGGCCGCTCGTCGAGCAGCCGCTGCGCCAGCTGGCGCCGGATGCCTGCGATCTCGCGGTAGTGGCGCAGCACCTCGACATAGCCGCGCACCGCGAGCTTCTCGTGCGGCCACCAGGCCTCGAAGCCGTGCTCGGCCATGCGTGGCCCGCCGATGCCCTGCACCCGCGCATCGGGCCAGCGCTGGCGCATGCCGCCCAGGACCAAGCCGGCGAGCAGGTCGCCCGACGCCTCCCCCGCCACCATGGCCAGACGCAACCCGGTCGCCATCGCAGGCCTCAGCGCACGATGCCGCGGGTCGACTGGGCGAGGAAGCCGAGCATGGTCTCGATGTCGGCCCGCATCTGTTCGTCGTCGGCCGGCAGCGCGGCGATCTGCTGCTTGGCCTGCTCCAGCGTCAGCCCCTGGCGGTAGAGCAGGCGGTGCATCTGCTTGAGCAGGGCGATGCGTTCGCGCGAGAAGCCGCGCCGGCGCAGCCCCTCGACGTTGAGACCGTGGACGGCCAGCGGGTTGCCCGCGGCCGTCATGAACGGAGGAATGTCCTGCGACACGTGGCTGCCGAAGCCTGCCATCGCATGCGCGCCGATCTTGACGAACTGGTGGATGCCGGTCAGCCCGCCGATGACCACCCAGTCGCCGACGTGGACATGGCCGGCCAGCGTCGCGTTGTTGGCCAGGATGGTGCGGTTGCCCACCACGCAGTCATGCGCGATGTGCACGTAGGCCATGATCCAGTTGTCGTCTCCGATCACGGTCACGCCGGTGTCCTGCACCGTGCCACGGCTGAAGGTGCAGAACTCGCGGATCGTGTTGCGGTCGCCGATGCGCAGCTCGGTCGGCTCGCCGCGGTACTTCATGTCCTGCGGGTCGGAGCCCAGCGAGGCGAACTGGTAGATGCGGTTGTCGCGGCCGATCGTCGTCGGCCCCTCGATCGTGCAGTGCGCGCCGACGCTCGTGCCCTCGCCGATGCGCACGTTCGGGCCGATCACGGCATACGGGCCGATGACGACGTTCTCGCCCAGCTCGGCCTTCGGATCGACGATCGCGGTGGGGTGGACTTGAGCCATCGTGGTTCGGGTCAGCCCTCGACGATGCGCATCGTGCACATCAGTTCGGCCTCGACCGCCAGCTCGCCGTCGACCAGCGCCTGGGCCTTGAACTTGTAGATGCCGCCGCGCGCACGGTCGAGCGTCACGTCGAGGATCAGCTGGTCGCCCGGCTCGACGGGTCGCTTGAAGCGCGCCCCGTCGATGCCGACGAAGTAGTACACCGCGCGGGGATCGAGCTCGGCGTCGCCCGCATCGAAGGCCAGCAG is a window from the Caldimonas thermodepolymerans genome containing:
- the lpxB gene encoding lipid-A-disaccharide synthase, with product MATGLRLAMVAGEASGDLLAGLVLGGMRQRWPDARVQGIGGPRMAEHGFEAWWPHEKLAVRGYVEVLRHYREIAGIRRQLAQRLLDERPDLFIGVDAPDFNLGLEEQLRAGGIRTIQFVCPSIWAWRGKRVHRIRRSADHVLCLFPFEPELLAQHDIPATYVGHPLADTIPLEVPRQASRLSLGVAPDGVVVALLPGSRRSEIEYNGPKILAAAAELHRRRPQLQFLLPVVPGLRAMVEPLLSRHAAGVPIRLLDGRSHEVLAACDTVLIASGTATLEAALFKKPMVITYSMHWLSAAIMRRMGYLPWVGLPNILCREFVVPELLQEAATPQSLADATLAWLDDPQRCEALTGRFTELHHLLRRNTAQAATDAIAKVLEA
- the lpxA gene encoding acyl-ACP--UDP-N-acetylglucosamine O-acyltransferase; its protein translation is MAQVHPTAIVDPKAELGENVVIGPYAVIGPNVRIGEGTSVGAHCTIEGPTTIGRDNRIYQFASLGSDPQDMKYRGEPTELRIGDRNTIREFCTFSRGTVQDTGVTVIGDDNWIMAYVHIAHDCVVGNRTILANNATLAGHVHVGDWVVIGGLTGIHQFVKIGAHAMAGFGSHVSQDIPPFMTAAGNPLAVHGLNVEGLRRRGFSRERIALLKQMHRLLYRQGLTLEQAKQQIAALPADDEQMRADIETMLGFLAQSTRGIVR
- the fabZ gene encoding 3-hydroxyacyl-ACP dehydratase FabZ, whose protein sequence is MDIHNILKKLPHRYPILLVDRVLEIEKGKRIKALKNVTINEPFFMGHFPNRPVMPGVLMLEALAQASALLAFDAGDAELDPRAVYYFVGIDGARFKRPVEPGDQLILDVTLDRARGGIYKFKAQALVDGELAVEAELMCTMRIVEG